The Streptomyces collinus DNA segment GGGACGAGCGTGATGCACGCCAGTCGGCGAGCAGCCGGGTGCCGAAGCGTTCCTCGACGAACTCGGTGGCGTCGATGCCGAAGGCGACGTCCGGGGCGAGATGCGGCTCGCTCTCCAGCAGTCCGCCGATGACGTCGTGCCGCACCACCTGCTCGTGGACCGCGTCGGCCTCGACGTGCTCGTCGTAGAAGTGCTCGGCCGCGGGTCCGGCGCCGGTGCGGCGCATCGCCTCGGCGAGCCGCCGCGAACCCGGTGACGAGGTGATCTCGACCGTCGCGAAGTGGCCGACCAGGGCGCCTCTGAGCGCCCGGTGCAGCCCGAAGAGGGACATCATGTTCACGGTGACCAGGGCCTCGGCGGTCGCCGCGTCGAGATAGCGGCCGTACGCGGTGTCCAGGCCCAGGTCCGCCATCAGGCCGGCGAACAGGGAAGCGTGCACGCGGTCGGCGCGGCCCCCGCCCCACTCGTCGAACTCGACCGCCGCCATCGCCGCCTTCGCCCGGCCCCACAGCCGCGGCAGCACCCAGGCGTGCGGGTCCGCCTCCTTGAGGTGGTACAGGGAGCGCTGGGCCGCGTACTCGCGCACCTGCCACAGCTCGCCCTCGTCGCGCAGGAAGTGGGTGACGCCGGTGCCCTCGACGGGCTCGACCAGCAGGCCGGCCAGTGCCTCGTCCACGCTGTCGTGGACGTGCGCGTCGGCGCGCAGCGCGGACAGGAAGCGCTGCTCCATGGCGCCGCGGACGCGCAGCAGGTCGGGGTCCCACTCGCGCTCCGGGGGGACGCCCGCGAAGCCGCGGTAGTGCAGTTCGTAGCACAGGTACAGGGCGAGCTGGAGGTCGTCGCCGTACACCTCGGCGCGGGCGACCTCCTCCAGCCGGGGCAGGCGGCCCGCGCCGCGCAGACAGGCGTCGACGCCCCTGCTCAGCGGGCCGCGCGGGGTGGGCAGACGTGGTCCTTCGTGCTCCATGCGCGTCGGGTACCCGCCCGGCGACCGAGGTCACCCGCCGTGTGACACCGCCCGGCGCCGGTCAGTCCCCCTCGGACTCGTCCTGTGCTCGCGCGTTGGGGGTGACGGCCTCCCCGGCCTCGCCCCGGTGGCGGCGCTGCTCGTCCGAGTCCCGGGTGCGGGTCTCGGCGTCCTCGACCTCCCTCAGCACCTCCTCCAGAGCCGTCTCGGGCGGCTTGCCGTGCTGGTCCTGGTCCCGGTCGCGGTCCTCGTGCTGGGACACGGGGGTCTCCTTTCTGTGCGGTACGTCTTCGGTGCGTCATGCCATGGCTGTGGGCGGTTCAGCGGGAGGCTGCGGCGATGCGCAGCGGCACCGGGTCGGGAGGGGCGGCCTCCGCGCTGCGGCGGGTGACCTCCGCCCACCAGGAGGGGCCGTCCTCGATATGGCGCAGCAGCACCCCTTCGCGGATCGCCCAGGGGCAGACCGTGACGGCCTTGATGCCGGTCAGCTTCAGAGCGGTGTGCCCGACCACCGCTCCCGCCAGGCTCTGCGCGGCGCGCGGCGCGGAGATGCCGGGCAGGTGCGCGCGTTCGGCGGCGGGCAGGGCGGCCAGCCGGGTGATCGCCGCCCGCAGTTCGGAGCGGTGCATCTGCCGGTCGACGAACGGGCCGTGGCGTCCGGGCGCCGCGCCGCACAGCCGCCCCAGCTGCTGGAAGGTGCGGGAGGTGGCGACCGCGGTGCGCGGGCCCTCCCAGCGGATCCGCGCCGCGACGTCCCGCAGTTGGTGGCGGACCTTGCGGCGCAGCGCCCGCACCCGCTCGGGCGACGGCGGGTCCTCGTCCGCGAAGAACTCGTGCGTCAGCCGCCGTGCGCCCAGCGGCAAGGACGCCACGAAGTCGGGCAACCGGCCGCGTCCGAAAGCCACTTCGAAGGTGCCGCCGCCGATGTCGAGCAGGGCGAGCGGCCCCGACCGCCACCCCATCCAGCGCCGGGCCCCGAGGAACGTCAGTTCCGCCTCGACCTCGCCGGGCAGGGTGCACAGGTCGACGCCCGTCCGGGCGCGGACCGCGCGCAGCACCTCGTGCCGGTTCGGCGCGTTGCGCACCACGGCGGTCGCGAAGGCCAGCGGGCCCGCCGCACCCCACCGGGTGGCGGTCCTGCTCGCCTCGGCCACCGCGTCGACGAGTTGGTCCACGGCCCGCTCCGGGACGGGTCCCCCCGGTGTGACCTGCTCGGACAGCCTGAGTCGCCACTTGGCCGTGTGCACCGGCAGCGGCACCCCGTCCGCCGCGTCCGCGACCACCAGTCTGACCGTGTTCGATCCCACGTCCACCACGCTGATTCGCATGGGCGGTGGGTACCCGTTTACGGGCCGGGCCAACAGACCGCACCCCGCGGACCGGCGAGGACGCGCCACCGGGCGGGGAGAAGGGGCCGCCGTGTCCCTGCCCACGACGGCCCCGCCCCGCCGGTCACATGTGCACGACCGGCGCCGCCCCGGCGTCCTGCTCCGGGACCCCGCGCCGGTGCAGGACCAGGGTGATCAGTGCCCCCGCGGCGAAGAACCCGGCCGACCACCAGAAGGCGGTGGCGTAGCTCTCCAGCGTGGCCTGGGCCTGCACGAGCCTGCTGCTCGGGTCCTTGCCGGCCGGTAGTCGGTCGCCGCGCTCGCAGCGAGGGTGTTGAGCAGCGCCGTACCGACCGAACCGCCCACCTGCTGCATGGCGTTGACGATGGCGGAGGCCACGCCCGCGTCCTCGGCGGCCACCCCGCCGGTGGCCAGCTGCATGGCCGTCGGCATCACCAGGCCGAGACCCACGCCGATCACGACGAGCTGCGGCAGCACCGCGCTCGCGTAGGAGGAACCGATGCCGATGCCGGTCAGCCAGGCCATGCCCGCGGTGGCGACGGCGAAGCCCAGCGGGATGACGGTCTTCGGACCGAGGCGCGGCAGCAGCACGGTGGTGCCCAGCTGCGCCGTCACCATCAGTCTTCGGCGCGCTGCTGGCACCGGCCGCGCTGAGTGCGCTACGTCACGCCATCTGGCGCCGCACCAGCTCGTGCAGCCGTCCCTGGGTGTCGGCGAGCAGCTGGGCGGGCGGGCCCTGCTG contains these protein-coding regions:
- a CDS encoding iron-containing redox enzyme family protein, with protein sequence MEHEGPRLPTPRGPLSRGVDACLRGAGRLPRLEEVARAEVYGDDLQLALYLCYELHYRGFAGVPPEREWDPDLLRVRGAMEQRFLSALRADAHVHDSVDEALAGLLVEPVEGTGVTHFLRDEGELWQVREYAAQRSLYHLKEADPHAWVLPRLWGRAKAAMAAVEFDEWGGGRADRVHASLFAGLMADLGLDTAYGRYLDAATAEALVTVNMMSLFGLHRALRGALVGHFATVEITSSPGSRRLAEAMRRTGAGPAAEHFYDEHVEADAVHEQVVRHDVIGGLLESEPHLAPDVAFGIDATEFVEERFGTRLLADWRASRSSLCAPLAREAAHTS
- a CDS encoding Ppx/GppA phosphatase family protein: MRISVVDVGSNTVRLVVADAADGVPLPVHTAKWRLRLSEQVTPGGPVPERAVDQLVDAVAEASRTATRWGAAGPLAFATAVVRNAPNRHEVLRAVRARTGVDLCTLPGEVEAELTFLGARRWMGWRSGPLALLDIGGGTFEVAFGRGRLPDFVASLPLGARRLTHEFFADEDPPSPERVRALRRKVRHQLRDVAARIRWEGPRTAVATSRTFQQLGRLCGAAPGRHGPFVDRQMHRSELRAAITRLAALPAAERAHLPGISAPRAAQSLAGAVVGHTALKLTGIKAVTVCPWAIREGVLLRHIEDGPSWWAEVTRRSAEAAPPDPVPLRIAAASR